The following proteins come from a genomic window of Fontisubflavum oceani:
- a CDS encoding 5-bromo-4-chloroindolyl phosphate hydrolysis family protein has product MAKRYGGEFSPQGESSRESVTAPPARPLEASFKGRAPARHGAKINLLFIAPLGVFLTAFFQPTVAMVTDLAGGAVLLLAAWLLRDGIRAEDAYNERKVARRPAIPRKIFASILTGVGVGLLVFGGQWNLATALIAGAISSALHLFIFQPDPMKDKGLDGVDQFQTNRVARKIEEAETVLEAMKDAIHRARDRQLEARVDGFQATVREMFRTVEDDPRDLTGARKYLGVYLQGARDATVKFADIYGRGRDPQVRADYVTLLDDLETNFSARTQRMLLDDRSDLDVEIEVLRDRLNRDNLIHERGQTHE; this is encoded by the coding sequence ATGGCCAAGCGTTACGGTGGAGAGTTCAGCCCACAGGGCGAGAGCAGCCGCGAGAGCGTGACTGCGCCGCCTGCGCGCCCGCTGGAGGCGAGCTTCAAAGGCCGTGCGCCTGCCCGGCACGGCGCTAAGATCAATCTGCTGTTTATCGCGCCGCTTGGCGTGTTTCTCACCGCGTTCTTTCAACCGACTGTTGCGATGGTCACCGATCTGGCGGGCGGCGCCGTCTTGCTTTTGGCGGCGTGGTTGCTGCGCGACGGCATCCGCGCCGAAGATGCCTATAATGAGCGCAAAGTTGCGCGGCGTCCCGCGATCCCCCGGAAAATCTTCGCCAGCATTCTGACGGGCGTCGGCGTCGGGCTTTTGGTCTTTGGTGGTCAATGGAATCTCGCAACAGCACTGATTGCGGGAGCTATCTCCAGCGCGCTTCATCTGTTCATCTTCCAGCCCGATCCGATGAAAGACAAAGGGCTAGACGGGGTCGATCAGTTCCAGACCAACCGGGTCGCCCGCAAGATCGAAGAGGCCGAGACCGTGCTGGAAGCGATGAAAGATGCCATCCACCGCGCCCGGGATCGACAGTTGGAGGCCCGCGTCGATGGGTTTCAGGCCACCGTGCGCGAGATGTTTCGCACGGTCGAAGACGATCCGCGCGATTTGACCGGGGCCCGCAAATATCTCGGCGTCTATCTGCAAGGCGCCCGCGATGCGACAGTGAAGTTTGCCGATATCTATGGCCGCGGGCGCGACCCGCAGGTGCGTGCCGATTACGTGACGTTGTTAGACGATTTGGAAACCAATTTTTCCGCCCGCACTCAGAGGATGCTGCTTGATGATCGCAGTGATCTGGATGTGGAAATTGAGGTCCTCAGGGACCGCTTGAACCGCGACAATCTAATTCATGAGCGAGGACAGACCCATGAGTGA
- a CDS encoding alpha/beta hydrolase — MPVLALNAQDAQIDSPDALQSTLADRATNETVTLMVHGYRFCPFSARDNPHHHILSLTPQATCWKAVSWPRHLHLNRPGAGLGIAFGWPARGRLAEVAAHAFLAGDALAQAIRIIRDVRPDLKINLMAHSLGARVALAALAASAPGAVRQMVLLSGAEYRSIAAAAIAGKGARILNVASGENAMFDALFRALIRAPSWTDRPLAAGLDRPTPRWIDLAIDATDHRAVLTQLGFATRSPSTRICHWSGYLRPGLFPLYRGLFDPAKDGLFDQLGDALPSRKTRYRPQLYGLANPWRGTARP, encoded by the coding sequence ATGCCCGTTCTCGCTTTGAATGCTCAGGATGCCCAGATAGACTCGCCGGATGCGCTCCAGTCCACCTTGGCAGATCGGGCTACGAACGAGACTGTCACCCTCATGGTGCATGGCTATCGGTTCTGTCCGTTCAGCGCCCGGGACAATCCGCATCATCATATTCTGTCGCTGACACCCCAGGCCACGTGTTGGAAGGCCGTAAGTTGGCCACGACATTTGCATCTCAATCGGCCCGGCGCGGGGCTGGGCATCGCTTTCGGCTGGCCGGCGCGGGGGCGTCTGGCGGAAGTCGCAGCTCATGCGTTTCTGGCCGGCGACGCTCTTGCCCAGGCCATTCGTATCATCCGGGATGTCCGGCCCGACCTGAAAATCAACCTGATGGCTCATTCGCTCGGCGCGCGGGTTGCTCTGGCGGCATTGGCGGCATCGGCACCCGGCGCTGTCCGGCAAATGGTCCTGCTCTCAGGCGCGGAGTATCGCAGCATTGCTGCCGCCGCCATCGCGGGCAAAGGCGCGCGGATTTTGAATGTCGCGAGCGGCGAAAACGCAATGTTTGATGCTTTGTTTCGCGCCTTGATCCGCGCCCCAAGCTGGACCGATCGGCCTTTGGCTGCGGGGCTTGATCGGCCCACGCCGCGCTGGATTGATCTGGCGATTGATGCAACCGACCATCGCGCCGTGCTGACCCAGTTGGGCTTCGCCACCCGTTCGCCCAGCACCCGGATCTGCCATTGGTCGGGGTATCTCCGGCCTGGCCTGTTTCCCCTCTATCGCGGGCTCTTCGACCCGGCCAAAGATGGGCTCTTCGATCAACTTGGCGACGCCCTGCCGTCCCGCAAAACCCGGTACCGGCCGCAACTCTACGGACTTGCCAATCCCTGGCGCGGCACGGCCCGACCCTAG
- a CDS encoding glutathione S-transferase N-terminal domain-containing protein: protein MTAPIDLYFWPTPNGWKVAIALEEMDLPYKLNLIDIGAGDQFAPEFLKISPNNRMPAIVDPDGPDGAPISIFESGAILQYLARKTGRFGGPTERDRITVDQWLMWQMGGVGPMAGQAHHFLKYAPNMEPPNDLPYAKNRYRGETGRLYRVLNTQLADNEFVAGDFYSIADMAIWPWASLWEGQQQTLDDKPHMARWLDMMAARPGVQRGRALAAEKRGETHDKAAQDRLFKQK from the coding sequence ATGACAGCCCCAATTGATCTCTATTTCTGGCCCACGCCAAATGGCTGGAAAGTCGCTATCGCCCTGGAGGAGATGGACCTGCCCTATAAGCTGAACCTCATCGACATTGGCGCGGGCGATCAATTTGCGCCGGAGTTCCTCAAAATCTCGCCAAACAATCGTATGCCCGCGATTGTCGATCCAGATGGTCCCGACGGTGCGCCAATCTCGATCTTCGAGTCTGGCGCAATCCTGCAATATCTGGCCCGCAAAACCGGCCGGTTCGGCGGCCCGACCGAGCGCGACCGGATCACCGTCGATCAATGGCTGATGTGGCAGATGGGTGGCGTCGGGCCGATGGCGGGCCAGGCGCATCATTTTCTGAAATACGCGCCCAATATGGAGCCGCCGAACGACCTGCCTTATGCAAAAAACCGATATCGCGGCGAAACGGGGCGCCTCTATCGTGTCCTGAACACACAACTGGCTGATAATGAATTTGTCGCGGGCGATTTCTATTCCATCGCGGATATGGCGATTTGGCCTTGGGCCAGCCTATGGGAAGGCCAGCAGCAAACGCTGGACGACAAACCACACATGGCGCGATGGCTCGACATGATGGCCGCGCGTCCTGGCGTGCAACGCGGGCGGGCGCTTGCCGCAGAGAAGCGCGGCGAGACCCATGACAAGGCCGCGCAAGACAGGCTTTTCAAACAGAAGTGA